A genome region from Halorussus pelagicus includes the following:
- a CDS encoding OapC/ArvC family zinc-ribbon domain-containing protein codes for MPHQCTNCGRTFGDGSKEMLSGCPDCGGNKFQFKPASAADGTAGDGVAAGTAATEPKKTPESARDSADDVRQAQRDAPSADDARTGAVNRAAATVRDWVGTRDETEPHSDRDYSEESADRTAKKSAERDRSDSTRNERADGAKSSSARPDSPAGPDRATRPDSPANSDAAPSSEDSAQASARSDVVNDSELPEDAPENAAEVGPTSEDADDANVVSAPDDDNPGLKELREELNSQFESIRIVNPGQYELNLMELYEREEYIISLQEDGKYVIEVPDAWDPVER; via the coding sequence ATGCCTCACCAGTGTACCAACTGCGGTCGGACGTTCGGAGACGGCTCGAAGGAGATGCTTTCGGGCTGTCCGGACTGTGGCGGGAACAAGTTCCAGTTTAAGCCCGCGAGCGCCGCAGATGGGACCGCTGGCGACGGCGTCGCGGCGGGAACCGCCGCGACCGAACCGAAGAAGACGCCAGAGAGCGCCCGCGACAGTGCCGACGACGTTCGACAGGCCCAGCGGGACGCCCCGAGTGCGGACGATGCCCGCACGGGCGCGGTCAACCGCGCGGCCGCGACCGTGCGCGACTGGGTTGGTACGCGCGACGAGACGGAACCGCATAGCGACCGCGACTACTCCGAGGAGTCTGCCGACCGAACTGCAAAGAAGTCCGCCGAGCGCGACCGCTCGGACTCCACCCGAAACGAACGGGCTGACGGAGCGAAGTCGTCGTCGGCTCGACCCGATTCGCCCGCCGGTCCTGACAGGGCGACTCGACCCGACTCGCCCGCGAACTCCGACGCCGCGCCGAGTTCCGAGGATTCGGCGCAGGCGAGCGCTCGTTCCGACGTGGTGAACGACTCGGAACTCCCGGAGGACGCGCCGGAGAACGCCGCCGAGGTCGGTCCCACCTCGGAAGACGCGGACGACGCGAACGTCGTCAGCGCGCCCGACGACGACAACCCCGGCCTGAAGGAACTCCGAGAAGAACTCAACAGCCAGTTCGAGAGCATCCGAATCGTCAATCCGGGCCAGTACGAACTCAACCTGATGGAACTGTACGAGCGCGAGGAGTACATCATCTCCCTGCAAGAGGACGGCAAGTACGTCATCGAAGTCCCCGACGCGTGGGACCCCGTCGAACGCTGA
- a CDS encoding DNA-directed DNA polymerase II small subunit: protein MPLETPARIVSELTSRGYNADREAVTLLAGADDPDAALDAAVERAPDDALKLSADHVEATLTEFERADDTIVSSGAKNGNKSATTPTSPSETEGVRGNDEEVGESGAEAQGDEGEVQTDEEALREDEQEVREQSRRGRAHDSGVGESVTDVSRPEESVRDPDFDARSLEIDGDVTGESTGTGEYGDFVSVFRDRFKRLSKQLRSRVNARPTAAVQKMPGGGETAIVGMVSDIRSTASGHWLIELEDTSGIYPCLVMKDRKFADAVDELLHDEVIAVEGTLSDDNGDGDGILFVDALYFPDVPRTYKPSTADRHVQAALISDVHVGSQEFMADAWSSFADWLHTPEAENVEYLLIAGDMVEGVGVYPNQDEELDIIDIYDQYEQFSEHLKEVPGDLEILMIPGNHDAVRLAEPQPGFDEELRDIMSVHDAQISGNPSTVTVEGVDILMYHGVSLDEVIAELPDEKASYDDPHKAMYQLLKKRHVAPQFGGKTRLAPEEKDYLVMDSVPDVFHTGHVHKLGWGKYHNVLAVNSGCWQEQTAFQKSVNIDPDAGFAPILDLDTLDMTVRRFR from the coding sequence GTGCCGCTGGAGACGCCCGCTCGTATCGTCAGCGAACTCACCAGTCGCGGGTACAACGCCGACCGCGAGGCCGTGACGCTCCTCGCGGGGGCCGACGACCCCGACGCCGCGCTCGACGCCGCCGTCGAGCGCGCGCCCGACGACGCGCTGAAACTCTCGGCCGACCACGTCGAGGCGACTCTTACGGAGTTCGAGCGGGCGGACGACACCATAGTTTCGAGTGGAGCAAAAAACGGAAATAAATCGGCGACGACGCCTACCTCTCCAAGCGAAACGGAGGGGGTTCGAGGGAACGACGAGGAAGTTGGAGAGAGCGGAGCGGAGGCTCAGGGGGACGAAGGAGAAGTTCAGACGGACGAGGAGGCACTTCGAGAGGACGAACAAGAAGTCCGAGAGCAGTCCCGTCGCGGCCGCGCGCACGACTCCGGCGTCGGCGAGAGCGTCACCGACGTTTCCCGGCCCGAGGAGTCGGTCAGGGACCCGGACTTCGACGCTCGCTCGCTCGAAATCGACGGCGACGTGACGGGCGAGAGTACCGGCACGGGCGAGTATGGGGACTTCGTGTCGGTGTTCCGCGACCGGTTCAAGCGCCTCTCGAAACAGCTCCGGTCGCGGGTCAACGCGCGGCCGACCGCCGCGGTCCAGAAGATGCCCGGCGGGGGCGAAACCGCCATTGTCGGGATGGTCAGCGATATCCGCTCGACCGCCAGCGGACACTGGCTCATCGAGTTGGAGGACACGAGCGGGATCTACCCCTGTCTCGTGATGAAAGACCGGAAGTTCGCCGACGCCGTGGACGAACTGCTCCACGACGAAGTAATCGCCGTCGAGGGAACACTCTCGGACGACAACGGCGACGGCGACGGTATCCTGTTCGTGGACGCGCTGTACTTCCCGGACGTGCCCCGGACCTACAAGCCCTCGACCGCCGACCGCCACGTACAGGCCGCGCTCATCAGCGACGTTCACGTCGGCAGTCAGGAGTTCATGGCCGACGCGTGGTCCAGTTTCGCCGACTGGCTTCACACGCCTGAGGCCGAGAACGTCGAGTATCTCCTCATCGCTGGCGACATGGTCGAGGGCGTCGGCGTCTACCCGAATCAGGACGAGGAACTCGACATTATCGACATCTACGATCAGTACGAGCAGTTCTCGGAGCATCTCAAGGAGGTGCCCGGCGACCTCGAAATCCTGATGATTCCGGGCAACCACGACGCAGTTCGACTCGCCGAACCGCAACCCGGATTCGACGAGGAGTTGCGTGACATCATGTCGGTCCACGACGCCCAAATTTCGGGCAACCCTTCGACGGTGACCGTCGAGGGTGTGGACATCCTCATGTACCACGGCGTCTCGCTGGACGAGGTCATTGCGGAACTCCCCGACGAGAAAGCGAGTTACGACGACCCGCACAAGGCGATGTACCAACTGCTGAAGAAACGCCACGTCGCGCCCCAGTTCGGTGGGAAGACCCGCCTCGCGCCCGAGGAGAAAGACTACCTCGTGATGGATTCGGTGCCCGACGTGTTCCACACCGGTCACGTCCACAAACTCGGTTGGGGGAAGTACCACAACGTCCTCGCGGTCAACTCCGGGTGCTGGCAGGAACAGACTGCGTTCCAGAAGTCGGTCAACATCGACCCCGACGCCGGGTTCGCGCCCATCCTCGACCTCGACACGCTGGACATGACGGTCCGACGATTCCGGTAA
- a CDS encoding Era-like GTP-binding protein → MGLFTDLKDSISRVTDKLFSAQEPKRIGIYGPPNAGKTTLANRIARDWTGDAVGPESHIPHETRRARRKENVEIERDGKTVSIDIVDTPGVTTKVDYEEFLDHDMEKEDAVRRSREATEGVAEAMHWLREDVDGVIYVLDSSTDPFTQVNTMLIGIIESQDLPVLILANKTDLEDSSVQRIRNAFPQHETIPLSALEGDNMDEVYAKIAEYFG, encoded by the coding sequence ATGGGATTGTTTACGGACCTGAAAGACAGTATTTCCCGCGTTACGGATAAGCTCTTCTCGGCGCAGGAGCCGAAGCGTATCGGTATCTACGGCCCGCCGAACGCCGGAAAAACGACCCTCGCAAATCGTATTGCCCGTGATTGGACCGGCGACGCCGTCGGACCAGAGAGCCACATTCCACACGAAACTCGACGCGCACGCCGCAAGGAGAACGTCGAGATAGAGCGCGACGGCAAGACGGTGTCCATCGACATCGTTGACACGCCGGGCGTGACGACCAAGGTGGACTACGAGGAGTTCCTCGACCACGATATGGAGAAAGAAGACGCCGTGCGTCGCTCCCGCGAAGCGACCGAGGGCGTCGCAGAAGCGATGCACTGGCTCCGCGAGGACGTGGACGGAGTAATCTACGTCCTCGACAGCTCGACCGACCCCTTCACGCAGGTCAACACGATGCTCATCGGTATCATCGAGAGTCAAGACCTCCCCGTCCTCATTCTGGCCAACAAGACCGACCTCGAGGATTCGAGCGTCCAGCGCATCCGAAACGCCTTCCCGCAGCACGAGACGATTCCGCTCTCGGCGCTCGAAGGCGACAATATGGACGAAGTGTACGCGAAAATCGCGGAGTATTTCGGGTGA
- a CDS encoding Cdc6/Cdc18 family protein, producing the protein MSDENNKPTDDAVDVSPDRSFDNVDLDDVVFEDEDDDQGLFDDLLSGEPIFENKEVLRPSYTPHELPHRKDQINNMATILVAALRGETPSNILIYGKTGTGKTASAKFVSKELESTSQKYDVPCNVEYINCEVTDTQYRVLAQLANKFIENNQEFVADRVAELDALREEAAADPARLADTDFDSPEEVDARIEELEDDREEMESVPMTGWPTDRVYNTFFEAVDYEERVVVIMLDEIDKLVEKSGDDTLYNLSRMNSELENSRVSIIGISNDLKFTDFLDPRVKSSLGEEEIVFPPYDANQLRDILQHRAEVAFKADALSDDVIPLCAAFAAQEHGDARRALDLLRTAGELAERDQAEGVNEKHVRKAQEKIELDRVVEVVRTLPTQSKLVLFSIVSLEKNGVHNVNTGEVYNIYKRLCEEIDADVLTQRRVTDLISELDMLGIVNAVVVSKGRYGRTKEISLSVPIDETEAVLMSDSRLGDIENVQPFVQARFDN; encoded by the coding sequence ATGTCAGACGAAAATAACAAACCGACGGACGACGCGGTCGATGTTAGCCCCGACCGTAGCTTCGACAACGTCGATTTAGACGACGTGGTCTTCGAGGACGAAGACGACGATCAGGGGCTTTTCGACGACCTGTTGTCCGGCGAACCGATATTCGAGAACAAGGAGGTCCTCCGTCCGTCGTACACGCCACACGAGCTTCCTCACCGGAAGGACCAGATCAACAATATGGCGACGATTCTTGTCGCCGCGCTCCGCGGAGAGACGCCCTCGAACATCCTGATATACGGCAAAACGGGGACTGGCAAGACTGCCAGCGCGAAGTTCGTCAGCAAGGAACTGGAGAGCACGTCCCAGAAGTACGACGTGCCCTGCAACGTCGAGTACATCAACTGCGAGGTGACCGACACCCAGTACCGCGTCCTCGCGCAACTCGCCAACAAGTTCATCGAGAACAATCAGGAGTTCGTTGCCGACCGCGTCGCCGAACTCGACGCGCTCCGCGAGGAGGCCGCCGCCGACCCCGCTCGACTCGCCGATACCGACTTCGACTCGCCCGAGGAGGTGGACGCGCGCATCGAGGAGTTGGAAGACGACCGCGAGGAGATGGAGTCGGTCCCGATGACGGGGTGGCCGACCGACCGCGTCTACAACACCTTCTTCGAGGCGGTGGACTACGAGGAGCGCGTCGTGGTCATCATGCTCGACGAAATCGACAAACTCGTCGAGAAGTCCGGCGACGACACCCTCTACAACCTTTCGCGGATGAACTCAGAGTTGGAGAATTCGCGGGTCTCCATCATCGGCATCTCGAACGACCTGAAGTTCACCGACTTCCTCGACCCGCGCGTGAAATCCTCCTTGGGAGAGGAAGAAATCGTCTTCCCGCCGTACGACGCCAACCAGCTCCGGGACATCCTCCAGCACCGCGCGGAAGTCGCGTTTAAGGCCGACGCACTCAGCGACGACGTGATTCCGCTCTGTGCGGCATTTGCGGCGCAGGAACACGGCGACGCCCGGCGTGCGCTCGACCTCCTGCGGACCGCGGGCGAACTCGCCGAGCGCGACCAAGCCGAGGGCGTCAACGAAAAGCACGTCCGAAAAGCTCAGGAGAAAATAGAACTCGACCGCGTGGTCGAAGTCGTGCGCACGCTCCCCACGCAGTCGAAACTCGTGCTCTTTTCCATCGTCTCGTTGGAGAAGAACGGCGTCCACAACGTCAACACCGGCGAAGTGTACAATATCTACAAGCGTCTCTGCGAGGAAATCGACGCCGACGTGCTGACCCAGCGCCGCGTCACCGACCTCATCAGCGAACTCGACATGCTCGGCATCGTCAACGCCGTGGTCGTCAGCAAGGGTCGCTACGGCCGCACGAAGGAGATCAGCCTCTCGGTGCCCATCGACGAGACCGAGGCGGTGTTGATGTCTGACTCCCGACTCGGCGACATCGAGAACGTCCAACCGTTCGTACAGGCGCGCTTCGACAACTGA
- a CDS encoding aspartate kinase — MRVVAKFGGTSLGSGDRINRAADSVADAVAQGHEIAVVASAMGNTTDELLDEIEFETEETDRAEIVSMGERTSVRMLKAALAARGVDAVFVEPGSERWPVFTDGDGELDAERTKAAAAELAAQLDDVVPVITGFLAEGPDGNVTTLGRGGSDTTAVMLGNYMTADEVVIVTDVEGVMTGDPHVVEGARNVGEISVDELRNLSFRGAEVVAPSALSYKGENLSVRVVHYQHGDLLAGGTDIIGEFESLIDMREEPLACLTVAGRAIRNRPGILQDLSTALGDSDINVDAVASGMDSVTFYVDETVAERAENILHREVIDEESLSSVTVDDDVAVVRVMGGELPNQPGVIRTLVDPIAEAHINIHDLLTSATSVAVFVDWSDREKTLDIVQNEFDN; from the coding sequence ATGCGAGTAGTGGCGAAGTTCGGCGGAACGAGCCTCGGAAGCGGCGACCGAATCAATCGCGCGGCCGACTCGGTGGCCGACGCCGTGGCGCAGGGCCACGAAATCGCGGTCGTCGCCAGCGCGATGGGCAACACGACCGACGAACTCTTGGACGAAATCGAGTTCGAGACCGAGGAGACCGACCGGGCCGAAATCGTCAGCATGGGCGAGCGGACCAGCGTCCGGATGCTGAAAGCCGCCTTGGCGGCCCGCGGCGTTGACGCCGTCTTCGTGGAACCGGGGAGCGAGCGCTGGCCGGTCTTCACCGACGGCGACGGCGAACTCGACGCCGAGCGGACGAAAGCCGCCGCCGCGGAACTCGCCGCACAACTTGACGACGTGGTCCCGGTCATCACTGGTTTCCTCGCGGAGGGTCCCGACGGAAACGTCACCACGCTCGGACGTGGCGGGTCGGACACGACCGCCGTGATGCTCGGCAACTACATGACCGCCGACGAAGTCGTCATCGTGACCGACGTGGAGGGCGTCATGACCGGCGACCCCCACGTCGTGGAGGGGGCGCGGAACGTCGGCGAAATCTCGGTGGACGAACTCCGGAATCTATCCTTCCGCGGGGCCGAAGTCGTCGCGCCCAGCGCGCTCTCGTACAAGGGCGAGAACCTGAGCGTCCGCGTCGTCCACTACCAACACGGCGACCTGCTGGCTGGCGGCACCGACATCATCGGCGAGTTCGAGAGCCTCATCGACATGCGCGAGGAACCGCTGGCCTGTCTCACCGTCGCGGGCCGGGCCATTCGGAACCGACCGGGCATCCTGCAGGACCTCTCGACCGCGCTCGGCGACAGCGACATCAACGTCGATGCGGTGGCCAGCGGGATGGACTCGGTGACGTTCTACGTGGACGAGACGGTCGCCGAGCGCGCCGAGAACATCCTCCACCGCGAGGTCATCGACGAGGAGTCGCTGTCGAGCGTCACGGTGGACGACGACGTGGCCGTCGTCCGCGTGATGGGCGGGGAACTCCCGAACCAACCGGGCGTCATCCGGACCCTCGTTGACCCCATCGCCGAGGCCCACATCAACATCCACGACCTCCTCACGAGCGCGACCAGCGTCGCCGTCTTCGTGGACTGGTCGGACCGCGAGAAGACGCTGGACATCGTTCAGAACGAGTTCGACAACTGA
- a CDS encoding S26 family signal peptidase, whose protein sequence is MSSSRDDPSSGEDERADGPRASSGERSDDVAADGTDRSRAERETRSDGGEREQGIGPLALVRRFRNSDNEVVVFVREVLSSAGIVLAIGLLLFAISGVWPPMVAIESGSMEPHMEKGDLVFIMEEGRLAPGAAQQGTGVVGYQAGEDAGYRTFNNYGDVIVYKPDGSSYATPIIHRARFWVEEGENWFDRANQEYIQAENCEQLTNCPAPNAGFITKGDANPYYDQSNGMEISDPVKPSWIRGTAEIRIPWLGWVRLKFSGAAYLSPGATPLNVGATPLAPSSTAGGLAGTA, encoded by the coding sequence ATGAGTTCTTCCCGAGACGACCCCTCTTCCGGCGAGGACGAACGGGCCGACGGCCCGCGCGCCTCGTCCGGTGAGCGGTCCGACGACGTGGCCGCCGACGGGACCGACCGCTCGCGCGCCGAGCGGGAGACCCGGTCCGATGGCGGCGAGCGCGAACAGGGCATCGGCCCGCTCGCGCTCGTTCGTCGGTTCCGCAACAGCGACAACGAGGTCGTGGTGTTCGTCCGCGAGGTGTTGAGTAGCGCCGGTATCGTGCTGGCTATCGGACTTCTCCTGTTTGCCATCAGCGGTGTCTGGCCCCCGATGGTCGCCATCGAGAGCGGGAGCATGGAACCGCACATGGAGAAGGGAGACCTCGTATTCATCATGGAGGAAGGTCGTCTCGCGCCCGGAGCGGCACAGCAGGGCACCGGCGTCGTCGGCTATCAGGCCGGTGAGGACGCCGGGTACAGGACGTTCAACAACTACGGGGACGTAATCGTCTACAAACCGGATGGGAGTAGCTACGCGACGCCGATAATTCACCGCGCTCGGTTCTGGGTCGAGGAGGGCGAGAACTGGTTCGACAGAGCGAACCAAGAGTACATTCAGGCCGAGAACTGCGAGCAGTTGACCAACTGCCCCGCACCGAACGCCGGGTTCATCACGAAGGGCGACGCGAACCCCTACTACGACCAGTCGAACGGCATGGAAATTAGCGACCCCGTGAAGCCGAGTTGGATTCGGGGCACCGCTGAGATTCGCATTCCGTGGCTCGGTTGGGTCCGTCTCAAGTTCTCCGGCGCGGCGTATCTCTCGCCCGGCGCGACGCCGCTGAACGTCGGGGCGACGCCACTCGCCCCCAGTTCGACCGCTGGCGGACTCGCGGGAACCGCGTAG
- a CDS encoding DUF2073 domain-containing protein — translation MPEVTEDGPNDGVQIDLIGADRMAEMASMEKIRMILDGVRDGNIVILETGLSPDEESKLIEVTMTEISPDEFNGIEIETYPRSETADQSFLDRLMGKESTHKLTVIGPANQIETLHKDENLISALVSRK, via the coding sequence ATGCCGGAAGTGACAGAGGACGGCCCGAACGACGGCGTGCAGATCGACCTCATCGGGGCCGACCGGATGGCTGAGATGGCCTCGATGGAGAAGATTCGCATGATTCTCGACGGGGTCCGCGACGGCAACATCGTCATCCTCGAAACCGGACTCTCGCCGGACGAGGAGAGCAAACTCATCGAGGTGACGATGACCGAAATCAGCCCCGACGAGTTCAACGGTATCGAAATCGAGACGTATCCCCGTTCGGAGACCGCCGACCAGAGCTTCCTCGACCGCTTGATGGGCAAAGAATCGACCCATAAACTGACAGTCATCGGCCCGGCGAACCAAATCGAAACGCTCCACAAAGACGAGAACCTCATCAGCGCGCTCGTCTCTCGTAAATAA
- a CDS encoding RAD55 family ATPase, translated as MDTTDDSELCDFCRLPCPTDPVTMECDSTVYEFCTETCRDAMVESDRVFTEYHGFRRIQTGVSGLDTFLPQGLPRNSFVLLANDEGARDDALQAELVWRALERDEPAAVVSFTEPPVSVVEGFLSLDWNVLPYLESGQLHIVDCFTYRMDDRDRERMFERMDEWNRHIYDITKSVTQTVRDPSDPSELHNKIDNCLEGLSMSDCGVVVIDSLTEFGTLVQPVQAYNFVKDLRADICKGRFVPIFAGATFTVEEGEFPHDLGYAVDGIVDMQVNGTIVEDTLIKRIRIRKMNGVLAIPEWVAYEFTAGEGLVTFDPIAEMSDTYEGGGREGGGERDTRNEGVGADESRVETDQ; from the coding sequence ATGGATACGACGGACGACTCCGAACTCTGTGACTTCTGTCGGCTCCCGTGTCCGACCGACCCGGTTACGATGGAGTGTGATTCGACGGTCTACGAGTTCTGCACCGAGACCTGCCGTGACGCGATGGTTGAGAGCGACCGCGTGTTCACTGAGTATCACGGCTTTCGGCGCATCCAGACCGGCGTCTCGGGGTTGGACACGTTCCTCCCGCAGGGGTTACCCCGAAACTCGTTCGTCCTGTTGGCCAACGACGAGGGCGCGCGCGACGACGCCCTCCAGGCCGAACTCGTCTGGCGGGCCTTGGAACGCGACGAACCCGCTGCGGTCGTCTCGTTCACCGAACCGCCCGTCTCGGTCGTTGAGGGGTTTCTCTCGCTGGACTGGAACGTCCTCCCGTATCTCGAATCCGGCCAACTCCACATCGTGGACTGTTTCACCTACCGGATGGACGACCGCGACCGCGAGCGCATGTTCGAGCGGATGGACGAGTGGAACCGCCACATCTACGACATCACGAAGTCGGTGACTCAAACCGTTCGGGACCCGAGCGACCCGAGCGAACTCCACAACAAGATCGACAACTGCCTCGAAGGGCTGTCGATGAGCGACTGCGGCGTCGTCGTCATCGACTCGCTGACCGAGTTCGGCACGCTCGTCCAACCCGTGCAGGCGTACAACTTCGTCAAGGACCTCCGGGCCGACATCTGCAAGGGCCGGTTCGTCCCCATTTTCGCTGGCGCGACGTTCACCGTCGAGGAGGGTGAGTTCCCCCACGACCTCGGCTACGCGGTGGACGGCATCGTGGACATGCAGGTCAACGGTACCATCGTCGAGGACACGCTCATCAAGCGCATCCGAATCCGGAAGATGAACGGCGTGCTGGCGATTCCCGAATGGGTCGCCTACGAGTTCACCGCGGGAGAGGGGCTGGTCACCTTCGACCCCATTGCCGAGATGAGCGACACCTACGAGGGCGGCGGCCGCGAGGGAGGCGGCGAGCGCGACACCCGAAACGAGGGCGTCGGCGCGGACGAGTCGCGGGTGGAAACCGACCAGTGA
- a CDS encoding MATE family efflux transporter, translated as MLDDAKRRVQRVAFLFPAALARLGLLDREKGEEAFDLAVPVMVTGGMRTLLRVADFFMVGRALGDEAVAALELGFQYFFIPFGLSLALTSGTISVVSRFEGADEHEKANFAIKQSLWLALLIAVPITAVTWVYAEPMIDVLTDDPDTIRLGAIYLKIIMLSVSFRFWSMIAARALAGVGDTRTPMYVRLLTLPTNIFLNAVLIFGWGPFPELGVAGAAWGTALANVLAATIFTGALLSGRYSVRLPLGGKQWDWSIAGEIVRVGAPLAGTRLSRTLGRFPFLIVLTTLGTPVVAAYAIGRRVMLLALMPAWGYSTASSTLVGQSIGAGDEDAATEYGWQTLRIALVTQLLIGAALFAAARPVAVAFGTDHVDLTVTFVRVFGLGVAGFSVSRTMRGGLRGAGDTRWPFYGAFVGTYFFKLPVAFLAVAPGVALFEIAGWQFAPGMGLGLVAVYVSILGDMYLRAGVNVFRFWTGEWKRIARESDVGAGTGAD; from the coding sequence ATGCTCGACGACGCCAAGCGCCGAGTTCAGCGCGTCGCGTTCCTCTTTCCGGCCGCGTTAGCTCGTCTCGGCCTGCTCGACCGCGAGAAGGGCGAGGAGGCGTTCGACCTCGCGGTCCCCGTGATGGTCACTGGCGGGATGCGGACCCTGCTCCGGGTCGCGGACTTCTTCATGGTCGGGCGGGCGCTCGGCGACGAGGCGGTCGCCGCGCTCGAACTCGGCTTCCAGTATTTCTTCATCCCGTTCGGTCTCTCGCTGGCGCTGACCAGCGGCACCATCAGCGTCGTCTCGCGGTTCGAGGGCGCGGACGAACACGAAAAGGCCAACTTCGCCATCAAGCAGTCGCTCTGGCTCGCGCTCCTGATAGCGGTCCCGATTACCGCGGTGACGTGGGTCTACGCCGAACCGATGATAGACGTGCTGACCGACGACCCCGATACCATCCGACTCGGCGCTATCTACCTCAAAATCATCATGCTCTCGGTGTCGTTCCGGTTCTGGAGCATGATCGCCGCCCGCGCGCTGGCCGGGGTCGGCGACACTCGGACGCCGATGTACGTCCGCCTGCTCACGCTCCCGACGAACATCTTCCTCAACGCGGTCCTCATCTTCGGCTGGGGACCGTTCCCCGAGTTGGGCGTCGCAGGTGCGGCGTGGGGCACCGCCCTCGCCAACGTCCTCGCGGCGACTATCTTCACCGGCGCGCTCCTCTCGGGCCGATACTCGGTGCGCCTCCCGCTCGGCGGCAAGCAGTGGGACTGGTCCATCGCGGGAGAAATCGTCCGCGTCGGCGCGCCGCTCGCGGGGACGCGCCTCTCGCGGACGCTCGGACGCTTCCCCTTCCTCATCGTCCTCACCACGCTGGGCACGCCCGTCGTCGCGGCCTACGCAATTGGCCGCCGAGTGATGCTCCTCGCCCTGATGCCCGCGTGGGGCTACTCGACAGCCTCCTCAACGCTGGTCGGCCAGTCCATCGGCGCGGGCGACGAGGACGCGGCCACCGAATACGGCTGGCAGACCCTGCGCATCGCGCTGGTCACGCAACTGCTCATCGGTGCGGCGCTGTTTGCGGCGGCCCGGCCCGTCGCCGTCGCGTTCGGCACCGACCACGTAGACCTGACGGTCACTTTCGTCCGCGTGTTCGGACTCGGTGTCGCGGGATTCAGCGTCTCCAGAACCATGCGCGGCGGACTTCGCGGCGCTGGCGACACGCGCTGGCCCTTCTACGGCGCGTTCGTCGGGACGTACTTCTTCAAGCTCCCCGTCGCGTTCCTCGCGGTCGCGCCCGGCGTCGCCCTCTTCGAAATCGCTGGCTGGCAGTTCGCGCCGGGGATGGGGCTTGGTCTGGTGGCGGTGTACGTCTCCATCCTCGGAGACATGTACCTCCGCGCGGGCGTCAACGTCTTCCGGTTCTGGACCGGCGAGTGGAAGCGAATCGCCCGCGAGTCCGATGTCGGAGCGGGGACCGGCGCGGACTGA